In the Thermomicrobiales bacterium genome, TCCGTCACTCGACACGCCCGAGCGGATCGCAGATATCGTCGAACGCGGCCGGCAGACCGGGATACACATCCATCCGATCGGCGCGATCTCAGTCGGTCGCGAAGGTGGCGTGCTCGCGCCGCTTCGGGAGATGGCTGCCGCCGGCGCTATCGGCTTCTCTGACGACGGCGACAGTGCCGGATCCGAAGATGTCATGCGCGAGGCACTACGGTTGACCTCGGAACTGAACCTACCGATCATGGTCCACTGCGAGGATCCCGAACTGGCTCGCGGCGGCTCGATGCATCGTGGCGCTGTCTCCGAGGAACTGGGTGACCCTGGTATTCCCGCCGAGGCCGAGGAGTCGTATATCGAGCGAGACCTTCGATTGGCGGAGGAGACTGGTGGCTGGCTACACGTCCTGCATGTCTCGACGGTCCGCGGGATAGAGCTTATCCAGGCGGCACGCGCGCGAGGCGTGCGAGTGACCGCAGAAGTGATGCCCCATCACCTGTTGATGACTGACGAATGGGTCGCTGGTCGGCGACGTTTCGCGGGCGAGCTTGAGCCGGTCGGATCCGGGCCGTCGCCCGATTCAAGCGCGAAGGTCAACCCGCCGTTGCGACCGGAGTCGGACGCGCTGGGTCTGATCCAGGCACTCCGCCGAGGGGCCTTCGACTTTGTCGCCACAGACCACGCTCCACACGCCGAGCGCGATAAGCCGGCAAGCTTGTCGAGCGCAGCGTTCGGGATGACAGCGCTGGAGTTAGCCCTGCCAACGATGGCGCGACTGGTCGAACGAGGCGATCTGGATTGGCCACGTGTCGTCGAGCTTCTGACGGCTGCTCCCGCACGGACACTCGGCCTTCCCGGCGGCGCGCTGGGCGTTGGTGATCCGGCGGACATCACCGTTATCGATCCTCGGCGCGAATGGGTCGCGAGCGAGGAGACGTTGCGTTCGCGCAGCAAGAACACGCCGCTGTTGGGAACGATCCTGCGCGGCAGGGCTCTACTCACGATCTGCGATGGGGAGGTGCGCCACGATGCGCGTGCATAAGGGGGATGCCGCGGTCATCCTTGAGGATGGCCGGGTCTTCTGGGGAGAATCCTTCGGCGCCGAGCGGGACGCCGAAGGCGAAGTCGTCTTTACTACCTCGATGACAGGCTATCAGGAGGTTGCCACCGATCCGTCGTTTCGTGGCCAGATCGTTTGCATGACCTATCCCATCATCGGCAACTACGGCGTGACGGCCGCTGACGATCAATCTCGCCAGCCCTGGATCAGCGGCATGATCGTTCGCAACTACACCGACTGGCCCAGTAACTGGCGGTCTGAAGGGACGCTGGCGGAGTATTTCAAGCTCCATGACATACCCGCAATCTCCGGCGTCGACACACGCGCGCTGACCCGCCATATCCGGCGGCAGGGCGCGATGCGAGCGTTGCTGGTAGCGCGAACAGGTGACCGCACACTCGACGAGCTGAAGGCGCGCGCACGGTTGGCCTGGACCCCGGCTGACACTAATGTCGTTGCAGA is a window encoding:
- a CDS encoding dihydroorotase codes for the protein MTTMLIRGGRVIDPANGLDSRLDVRVSDGKIFAIAAGLEPIAREVVIDADGCLVTPGWIDAHVHLRDPGPTYKEDLVTGAAAAAAGGFTRVCCMPNTSPSLDTPERIADIVERGRQTGIHIHPIGAISVGREGGVLAPLREMAAAGAIGFSDDGDSAGSEDVMREALRLTSELNLPIMVHCEDPELARGGSMHRGAVSEELGDPGIPAEAEESYIERDLRLAEETGGWLHVLHVSTVRGIELIQAARARGVRVTAEVMPHHLLMTDEWVAGRRRFAGELEPVGSGPSPDSSAKVNPPLRPESDALGLIQALRRGAFDFVATDHAPHAERDKPASLSSAAFGMTALELALPTMARLVERGDLDWPRVVELLTAAPARTLGLPGGALGVGDPADITVIDPRREWVASEETLRSRSKNTPLLGTILRGRALLTICDGEVRHDARA